TTTTGTTGTTCTCAAGGTATGTCCACCTGTGGGTTATTCTGATCCCGTCGTGAAACCACCTACCGCGACTGTCTATGAATATTCTGGGCTTTTTGCTCTCTCGTCGGTTTTTCATATCCCGATAGCCTTCACGACCACCCTTTTTCTTCTCTTGCCGTCAAACTCCCCGTAGAAGATTTCTTGCCAGGGGCCGAGGTCAAGGTCTCCTTCCGTCACGGGAACCACTACCTGATGATGCATGAGGAGATTTTTCAGATGAGCGTCACCGTTATCTTCCCCGGTGCGGTGATGTTTGTAATCTTCCCTGAAGGGGGAGATGCCTTCAAGCCACTCCCATATGTCCTCAAAAAGCCCCTGCTCGAGGTCGTTTACGAAGACAGAAGCTGTTATGTGCATCGCGGATACGAGGACAAAACCCTCTGTTATGCCGCTTTGCTGAACTATCTGTCTTACCGTCGGAGTTATATGAACGAACTCTCTTTTTTTGTCCGTGTTAAACCAGAGATACTCGGTATGAGATTTCAAGATGCGCCTCCTTAGCTTTTTCCCTGTAACTATACTTTGTCCATTGCGGGTTTTCCCGGTTCTGTTTATTTTTTGAGGATTTGTTGTACCCTATCTTGTCTTTTAATTGGTCGAAAATTCCTGCACGAGGGTTGCTTGCGCATTTATCAGAGGAAACTTATCAGATGAAGATAGCCGTTATAGGAACGGGTTATGTGGGGCTTGTCACGGGAGCATGTTTAGCGGGAAGCGGGAACAGCGTTGAGTGCGTCGACATAGATGAAAGCAAAATCGAGAGCCTTCGACGCGCCGAAGTTCCCTTTTTCGAGCCGGGTCTTGATGAGATGGTGCGCACCAATATAGATGAGGGTAGGCTCTCCTTTACAACCGATATAGCTTCGGCCGTCAGGGAATCCTTTCTTGTATTTATTGC
The nucleotide sequence above comes from Candidatus Dadabacteria bacterium. Encoded proteins:
- a CDS encoding YjbQ family protein — translated: MKSHTEYLWFNTDKKREFVHITPTVRQIVQQSGITEGFVLVSAMHITASVFVNDLEQGLFEDIWEWLEGISPFREDYKHHRTGEDNGDAHLKNLLMHHQVVVPVTEGDLDLGPWQEIFYGEFDGKRRKRVVVKAIGI